A single Methanofastidiosum sp. DNA region contains:
- a CDS encoding asparagine synthase C-terminal domain-containing protein, translating into MQLKELLLNSLSKSVSELVEKKEYVPVSFSGGVDSFIVSALAKKYSNPILYTIGNENSKDLYYSKIASKSLDCPLEIIKLSDGEIIKGIERTIELIGADNSLDVLIGSTFYLVAKRINQDSFDVCLSGQGADELFFGYDKYRRALAKGENPIDLRNKDVAELGGILSKREYKIFDSFGIKFMSPFLDEEVKKIGMQIERECNLKNSDDDLRKHILREIAKDLGAPPEIIYRKKKALQYGSGILDDVRRISKENGFAPSLNAYLESIKKGI; encoded by the coding sequence ATGCAGCTAAAAGAATTACTTCTTAACTCTCTTTCAAAATCTGTTTCTGAATTGGTAGAAAAAAAAGAATATGTACCTGTGTCTTTTTCTGGAGGCGTAGATAGTTTTATCGTTTCGGCATTAGCTAAGAAATACTCAAATCCAATACTCTACACAATTGGGAATGAGAATTCAAAAGACCTTTATTATTCAAAAATTGCTTCTAAATCTTTAGATTGCCCCTTAGAAATAATCAAGTTATCGGATGGAGAGATAATAAAAGGAATTGAAAGAACAATAGAGTTAATCGGAGCGGATAACAGTCTTGATGTTTTGATAGGATCTACATTTTACCTTGTTGCAAAAAGAATAAATCAGGATAGTTTTGATGTTTGCCTGTCTGGGCAGGGTGCAGATGAATTGTTTTTTGGGTATGACAAATATAGAAGGGCTTTAGCTAAAGGCGAAAATCCAATTGATTTAAGGAACAAGGATGTAGCGGAGTTGGGAGGCATACTTTCTAAGAGAGAATACAAGATATTTGATAGTTTTGGTATAAAATTTATGTCTCCATTTTTAGACGAAGAAGTTAAAAAAATAGGGATGCAAATTGAAAGAGAGTGTAATCTGAAAAATTCTGATGATGATCTAAGAAAACATATCCTTAGAGAGATTGCAAAGGATTTGGGCGCACCGCCTGAGATTATTTATCGCAAGAAGAAAGCACTTCAGTATGGCTCAGGCATCCTTGATGATGTTAGAAGAATATCCAAAGAAAATGGATTTGCCCCATCTCTAAATGCTTATCTAGAATCTATAAAAAAAGGGATTTAA
- the rpiA gene encoding ribose-5-phosphate isomerase RpiA: MDDKKSVGIYAASLVKDGDVVGLGTGSTTAFTIIELGKRIREEGISIYGIPTSFQAKLLAVESNIPITTLDEHDIDISIDGADEVDPTLCLLKGRGGALLQEKIIDYSANRFVVVCEERKLVEKLGKFFPVTIEVFPLAYRKVFELLSSFGSPVLRKGDKKDGPVMTDNGNFIIDLFTSVENPKSMEKELNDIPGIFENGIFTSKCEVVFMKDGKMVVLKS; encoded by the coding sequence TTGGATGATAAAAAATCTGTAGGCATATACGCGGCATCTTTAGTAAAAGATGGGGATGTCGTGGGGCTTGGAACAGGCAGTACAACTGCATTTACGATAATCGAACTTGGGAAAAGAATAAGAGAAGAAGGTATCTCAATATATGGCATACCTACTTCTTTTCAGGCAAAGCTATTAGCGGTAGAATCAAACATCCCCATTACAACTCTTGACGAACATGATATTGATATATCAATTGATGGCGCAGATGAAGTAGACCCTACACTATGCCTACTAAAAGGTAGAGGTGGGGCCCTTTTGCAGGAAAAGATAATTGATTACAGTGCAAATAGATTTGTTGTTGTTTGCGAAGAGAGAAAACTTGTAGAAAAACTTGGAAAATTTTTTCCAGTGACTATCGAAGTATTCCCACTTGCCTATAGAAAAGTCTTTGAATTATTGTCTTCTTTTGGGAGCCCAGTGTTAAGAAAGGGGGACAAAAAAGATGGGCCTGTGATGACGGATAATGGAAACTTCATAATTGATCTATTTACATCTGTTGAAAATCCTAAATCCATGGAAAAGGAACTTAATGATATACCTGGTATATTTGAAAATGGCATATTTACTTCAAAATGCGAAGTAGTATTCATGAAAGATGGAAAAATGGTAGTTCTAAAATCATGA
- a CDS encoding formylmethanofuran dehydrogenase subunit E family protein, which yields MKVTTIDFDNISSEDLSKRLSEFHGHLGPYLVLGAKMGIFAKKTLSSSPFEISAEITMPLKPPLSCTIDGIQFTSGATTGKANLKVSDGLPIKIVFYKGTEGIAIIPKKDVLDEIRHHVGHDDLEMLAEEIMGKDYTELFEVQKWTKQ from the coding sequence ATGAAAGTAACAACGATTGATTTTGATAACATATCCTCAGAAGATTTATCTAAAAGACTTTCTGAGTTTCATGGGCATCTCGGGCCTTATCTGGTGCTTGGTGCAAAAATGGGCATCTTTGCGAAAAAGACCCTTAGTAGCTCTCCGTTTGAGATTTCTGCCGAGATTACAATGCCCCTAAAGCCACCTCTATCTTGTACAATTGATGGGATACAGTTCACATCAGGTGCAACAACTGGGAAGGCGAATCTAAAAGTGTCCGATGGTTTACCAATAAAGATTGTTTTTTATAAAGGCACTGAAGGCATTGCCATTATCCCCAAAAAAGATGTACTAGATGAAATTAGACATCATGTTGGGCATGACGATCTTGAAATGCTTGCCGAAGAGATTATGGGTAAAGATTATACTGAACTTTTTGAGGTTCAAAAATGGACAAAGCAATAG
- a CDS encoding metal ABC transporter permease, which translates to MLDFFSTKIILFAIIGAVLTGYTCSLMGTFVVRMNLSSLGFAMSHAAFAGAALGLFLRKDPLIFALLFSTFVSLALGPLADKAKLKTDVVIGVIFSLSMAIGLLFLNLSPDTAMSSTAMSILWGSVLGMTTADIIYLLIITVIAILFVVMFFKEINAILFDRKLARSSGINDKPFYYLILILTSLTVAFSLKLVGGLLVFALMINPTSSVYQFSYDMKKIIIFSPIVGVVSCLLGMLMSFSFDLPTGSSIAIVCSAIFGISVLISPKRRKG; encoded by the coding sequence ATGCTAGACTTCTTTTCTACAAAAATAATTCTTTTTGCGATTATAGGCGCTGTTTTAACTGGCTATACCTGTTCTTTGATGGGCACATTCGTTGTGAGGATGAATCTTTCTTCTCTGGGATTTGCCATGTCCCACGCAGCATTTGCAGGTGCAGCCCTTGGTTTATTCTTAAGGAAGGATCCTTTAATTTTTGCACTATTATTTTCTACTTTTGTTTCGCTGGCTCTAGGGCCTTTGGCTGACAAAGCAAAGCTAAAGACGGATGTTGTAATTGGGGTAATATTTTCTTTATCAATGGCAATAGGATTATTGTTTCTGAATTTATCTCCCGACACGGCCATGTCAAGCACTGCTATGAGCATACTATGGGGTAGCGTATTAGGAATGACAACAGCCGACATCATTTATTTGTTAATCATCACAGTTATTGCAATATTATTTGTAGTAATGTTCTTTAAAGAGATCAACGCAATTTTATTTGACAGAAAACTTGCAAGGTCCTCAGGAATAAACGATAAGCCCTTTTATTACCTGATTCTTATTTTAACAAGCCTAACAGTGGCATTTTCATTAAAACTTGTTGGTGGGCTATTGGTATTTGCTCTGATGATAAATCCCACCTCTTCAGTATACCAGTTTTCGTATGACATGAAGAAGATAATAATCTTCTCGCCTATAGTAGGGGTGGTATCGTGTCTTTTAGGAATGCTGATGTCATTTTCCTTTGATTTGCCGACAGGCTCATCAATTGCCATAGTGTGTTCGGCAATATTTGGAATATCTGTTCTTATCTCTCCAAAAAGAAGAAAAGGCTAA
- a CDS encoding Mov34/MPN/PAD-1 family protein — MIRIDNELLDFITHAAKNTYPNEFAAFLRENEGVISEVVFSPFSIFGKNSSTISHFSLPLDTTIIGTVHSHPSRNGSPSEGDLNFFSHYGKIHIIVRYPYERGDYFFYSRNGESLEYEVV, encoded by the coding sequence TTGATAAGAATTGATAATGAGCTATTAGATTTCATAACACATGCTGCAAAAAATACCTATCCAAATGAGTTTGCTGCTTTTTTGAGAGAGAATGAAGGGGTAATTTCTGAAGTTGTTTTTTCTCCTTTTAGTATATTTGGGAAAAATTCATCTACAATTTCTCATTTTAGCCTTCCTCTTGACACGACTATCATAGGTACTGTCCACTCCCATCCAAGCAGAAATGGCTCGCCTTCTGAAGGTGATCTAAATTTTTTCTCACATTACGGAAAGATCCATATAATAGTCAGATACCCTTATGAAAGGGGCGACTATTTCTTTTATTCAAGGAATGGTGAAAGTTTAGAATATGAGGTTGTTTGA
- a CDS encoding pyruvate/oxaloacetate carboxyltransferase — translation MSKVKITDTTLRDAHQSLIATRLEIEDMLEIVGEMDKVGFHSFEMWGGATFDSAIRYLNEDPWERITKLKEIAPKTPFQMLLRGQNLVGYKHYPDDIVHKFVEASFTRGIDIFRIFDALNDVRNMEVPIEAIKKVGGHAQAALSYTISPVHTIDYYIKVAEEMVALEIDSICIKDMAGLINPMDAFNLVKSLKENFDLPVCLHSHCTSGMAPTSYFKAIEAGVDIIDTAIGPFSFGTSQPGVETMCAMLENTEYKSDLDIERVYKIANYFKKLMDKYKGLLSEASITVNTQILHFQIPGGMMSNLVSQLRDQNAENRLDEILLEVPKVRKELGYPPLVTPLSQIVGAQATLNVLSGQRYKLIPNEVKNYVKGLYGRPAAPIDKDIQKLIIGNEKVSYEKSPDLKNPSYQKFKDEVKDKIEKEEDVLSYALFPEIALAFFEKRKNHVAKPKVEHKEIEKAAPKEITKTQPVKQQPQPNGGVSLKAPLPGAILKIVGEIGKPVKKDSVVFIISAMKMENEIVSPASGVLQKVFVKEGDIVQTGDVLATIA, via the coding sequence ATGTCAAAGGTCAAAATAACAGACACAACATTGAGGGACGCTCATCAGTCACTGATAGCCACAAGGCTTGAAATTGAGGATATGCTAGAGATAGTTGGAGAAATGGATAAAGTAGGATTCCATTCATTTGAAATGTGGGGCGGGGCCACTTTTGATTCTGCTATAAGGTATCTAAATGAGGATCCATGGGAAAGAATCACAAAGCTAAAGGAAATTGCACCTAAAACACCCTTTCAAATGCTCTTAAGGGGGCAGAACTTAGTTGGTTACAAACATTACCCTGACGATATTGTCCATAAATTTGTTGAGGCCTCGTTTACAAGGGGTATTGATATCTTTAGGATCTTTGATGCCTTAAATGACGTTAGGAACATGGAAGTTCCAATTGAGGCTATTAAGAAAGTTGGCGGACATGCCCAAGCTGCACTAAGCTATACAATTAGCCCTGTTCACACAATTGATTATTACATCAAGGTGGCCGAAGAGATGGTTGCCTTAGAAATTGATTCTATTTGTATTAAAGATATGGCGGGCTTGATTAATCCGATGGATGCCTTTAATCTTGTCAAATCACTTAAAGAGAACTTTGATCTGCCTGTATGTTTACATTCACACTGCACAAGCGGGATGGCGCCAACAAGCTACTTCAAGGCAATTGAAGCTGGTGTCGATATAATTGATACCGCAATAGGCCCTTTTTCATTTGGAACAAGCCAGCCTGGCGTAGAAACAATGTGCGCAATGCTTGAAAACACAGAATACAAATCTGACCTAGACATTGAAAGAGTCTACAAGATTGCCAATTACTTCAAAAAATTAATGGATAAATACAAAGGACTTCTTAGTGAAGCATCGATCACAGTAAACACTCAGATTCTTCATTTCCAGATACCTGGGGGCATGATGTCAAATCTCGTATCACAGCTAAGAGATCAGAATGCAGAGAACAGGCTTGACGAAATACTTCTTGAAGTTCCAAAAGTGAGGAAAGAATTAGGATACCCGCCGTTAGTTACCCCTCTTAGTCAAATAGTTGGTGCCCAAGCTACATTGAATGTCCTTTCTGGCCAGAGATACAAACTTATCCCAAACGAAGTTAAGAACTATGTTAAGGGACTTTACGGCAGACCCGCTGCACCTATTGACAAAGATATCCAAAAGCTCATAATTGGGAACGAAAAGGTTTCTTATGAAAAATCTCCCGATTTAAAGAATCCTTCTTACCAGAAATTCAAAGACGAGGTAAAGGACAAAATCGAGAAGGAAGAAGATGTACTTTCTTATGCACTTTTTCCTGAGATCGCACTGGCCTTCTTTGAAAAAAGAAAAAATCATGTGGCAAAACCAAAAGTTGAGCACAAAGAAATAGAAAAAGCAGCGCCTAAAGAAATCACAAAAACTCAACCAGTAAAACAGCAACCACAGCCTAATGGGGGCGTCTCTTTGAAGGCTCCTTTACCAGGAGCTATCCTAAAAATAGTTGGAGAGATAGGAAAGCCTGTGAAAAAGGATTCAGTCGTTTTCATCATATCTGCAATGAAGATGGAAAATGAAATTGTGTCTCCCGCATCCGGTGTCCTACAGAAGGTCTTTGTAAAAGAAGGCGATATCGTACAAACTGGTGATGTTCTAGCAACAATTGCATAG
- the tmk gene encoding dTMP kinase — protein MKRFIVFEGIDASGKETQAKLLSSFFKKKGFDVLLTHEPIYEEPIGKVIKSNLEKKISLASETIAMLYAADRHEHYLKVKKALNEDKIVISDRYKYSNMAYQGANGVDPKWIEEIEKYSLDPDMVFYIRVRPESAMKRRKEKDLYEENFDFQKKVFDIYESLSKKYKFIIIDGEMSIEDIHKNILKYLE, from the coding sequence ATGAAACGATTCATAGTCTTTGAGGGCATAGATGCATCAGGGAAAGAAACACAGGCAAAATTACTATCCTCATTTTTTAAAAAGAAAGGTTTTGATGTCCTATTGACTCACGAGCCCATATATGAGGAGCCTATTGGAAAAGTCATTAAATCAAATCTAGAAAAAAAGATCTCTCTTGCGTCTGAAACAATTGCAATGCTCTATGCTGCCGACAGGCACGAACATTATCTCAAAGTAAAGAAGGCACTAAATGAAGATAAGATTGTGATATCTGATAGATATAAATATTCTAATATGGCATACCAAGGTGCGAATGGAGTTGATCCTAAATGGATTGAAGAGATAGAGAAATATTCTCTTGATCCTGATATGGTATTCTATATCCGCGTGAGACCCGAATCTGCTATGAAAAGGAGAAAAGAAAAAGACCTTTACGAAGAAAATTTTGATTTTCAAAAGAAAGTTTTTGATATATATGAAAGTCTATCAAAAAAATACAAATTCATCATAATTGATGGGGAAATGAGCATAGAAGATATCCATAAGAACATATTAAAATATTTAGAATAA
- a CDS encoding metal ABC transporter ATP-binding protein yields MDKAIELNAVDTTYEGEKIPCLKNISLNINKGEFIAVIGPNGAGKTTLLETINGLLESNSGEVKVLGKALRGDGNSIRKYVGYVPQDYSIDELTPFLVSDVVLMGRYGKIGLLKPITKKDKEIASNMMEYMGINSISKRPIGKLSGGQAQKVMIARALAKEPEIILMDEPFSNLDFEARREVSEKLIHFHKSKGMTFVIVIHDIASIPKSCNRVIVMDNGRIVADGNKEDILKPELLEMGYKGMVC; encoded by the coding sequence ATGGACAAAGCAATAGAGCTAAATGCAGTAGACACAACATACGAAGGAGAAAAAATTCCTTGTTTAAAAAATATCTCGCTTAATATAAACAAAGGCGAATTCATAGCTGTGATTGGCCCAAATGGCGCCGGCAAAACAACCCTGCTTGAAACTATCAACGGGCTCCTTGAATCCAACAGTGGCGAGGTCAAGGTACTGGGAAAAGCTTTGAGAGGGGATGGGAATAGTATAAGAAAATATGTTGGCTACGTCCCTCAGGATTATTCTATTGACGAGCTAACTCCATTTTTAGTTTCAGATGTTGTTTTAATGGGAAGATATGGAAAGATTGGCCTATTGAAACCAATAACAAAAAAGGATAAAGAAATTGCGAGCAACATGATGGAGTATATGGGTATCAATAGTATTTCAAAAAGACCCATCGGAAAACTCTCAGGTGGCCAAGCACAGAAAGTAATGATTGCAAGGGCACTTGCAAAGGAACCAGAGATTATACTAATGGACGAACCTTTTTCAAATCTTGACTTTGAAGCAAGAAGAGAAGTTTCAGAAAAACTTATCCATTTTCATAAAAGCAAAGGCATGACCTTTGTGATCGTTATCCATGATATAGCCTCGATTCCAAAATCATGCAACAGAGTCATTGTGATGGACAATGGGAGGATTGTTGCTGACGGCAATAAAGAGGATATCTTAAAACCAGAGCTTCTTGAGATGGGATACAAGGGAATGGTATGCTAG
- a CDS encoding helix-turn-helix domain-containing protein, which yields MKEYAKELKINVPEKSDMDKGLMDMLKFFLDTESKVKIYLYLLKKGNSTYDNIAEGTAIYPSACRESLASMEQMKVVEKAPGDPETYTAVSPSKLVDRKIGQLEKELNDFLKLEEVIKDKKEIKTPILPFKIKIERVENSENKDEE from the coding sequence ATGAAAGAATATGCTAAGGAATTAAAAATCAATGTTCCGGAGAAAAGTGACATGGATAAAGGATTAATGGACATGCTAAAGTTCTTTTTGGATACCGAATCAAAGGTTAAGATATACCTATATCTTTTAAAAAAGGGCAATTCAACGTATGATAATATTGCAGAAGGAACAGCAATATACCCAAGCGCTTGCCGCGAATCATTAGCATCAATGGAACAGATGAAGGTAGTAGAGAAGGCCCCGGGGGACCCAGAAACATATACCGCTGTTTCTCCTTCAAAACTTGTAGACCGAAAGATTGGCCAACTTGAAAAAGAACTTAATGATTTCTTAAAACTTGAAGAGGTAATAAAAGATAAAAAGGAGATTAAAACACCAATACTTCCTTTCAAAATAAAGATTGAAAGAGTCGAAAATTCGGAGAATAAAGATGAGGAATGA
- a CDS encoding coenzyme F420-0:L-glutamate ligase, translating into MTEEIRIIPVLDIPLIKEKDDLAKIISQRIKLKDNDIIVICETVVSKAQGRIIDIKKIKPGNKAMELSKKTGKDPRLVQLILDESKEVLKTGDTVIVVETKDGNICASAGIDVSNVCGDESFVGLLPKDPDQEADKIRISLKKITGKDVAIIISDTQGRPFRSGAIGVAIGVSGMKPLWKRAGEKDLYGYELKSSIIATADEAASAASLLMGQADEGIPVVVIRGARYLKGEGSSKELLREKEKDLFRY; encoded by the coding sequence CTGACAGAGGAAATAAGAATAATACCAGTTTTAGACATACCGCTTATTAAAGAAAAAGATGACCTTGCGAAGATTATTTCTCAAAGAATTAAACTAAAAGATAATGATATTATTGTCATCTGTGAAACTGTCGTTTCAAAAGCGCAAGGGAGAATCATAGATATCAAAAAAATAAAGCCGGGCAATAAAGCTATGGAACTCTCTAAAAAAACTGGAAAAGATCCAAGGCTAGTGCAACTTATTCTTGATGAATCAAAGGAAGTGCTGAAAACTGGCGACACAGTTATTGTAGTTGAGACTAAAGATGGAAATATATGCGCAAGCGCTGGCATAGATGTTTCAAATGTCTGCGGGGATGAATCGTTTGTCGGGCTTCTGCCAAAAGATCCGGATCAAGAAGCAGATAAAATTAGGATTTCATTGAAAAAGATAACTGGGAAAGATGTGGCCATAATTATATCAGATACCCAAGGAAGACCCTTTAGAAGCGGTGCTATTGGAGTTGCAATAGGCGTTTCAGGCATGAAGCCTTTGTGGAAAAGGGCTGGGGAAAAGGACCTATATGGGTATGAGTTAAAATCTTCGATAATAGCAACTGCAGACGAAGCGGCTTCGGCAGCATCACTTCTCATGGGGCAAGCAGACGAAGGAATCCCAGTTGTAGTTATTAGGGGCGCAAGATACCTAAAAGGCGAAGGTTCTTCAAAAGAACTATTAAGAGAAAAAGAGAAGGACCTATTTAGATACTAA